ACTTATTATTACTATTTGTCGGCTGCTATTGTTCCAGCGACAGTTATGCTGAATTCTGGAGTTTAGACGATGCCCTCGCTGCTTACTACTGGCCCTGCTGGCACCTTCTCAACACCCTCCTGAATATCCAGTACTAACTTCAGCCTGAATTTTTAGGTGTAAAGTGAATTTTTAGGTATGAAATAAGGCATGAACTTCACCACCATTTGGCTGAGCATCAGTTTGCTCTCAGCTCTAGTTTGGGTCGGCCTCCTCCTTTTCCGAGGCCAGTTCTGGCGGGCCAATCAAGTGCTAGACCCCACACCGCCGACCTTAGACCTGCAAGAATGGCCGAGCGTTTGTGCCATCGTCCCCGCCCGGAACGAAGCCAAAGTACTACCCGTGAGTTTGCGATCGCTCCTCCAACAAACCTATCCTGGCCCCTTCAAAATTCTACTCATAGACGATCAAAGTACCGATCAAACTGGGGAGATCGCCCAGGAAATCGCCACTGACCTAGATAAGAACCACCAGCTACAGGTCATCCAAACCTCCCCACTCCCCCCAGGATGGTCCGGCAAATTATGGGCCATGCATCAAGGGATAGAAACGATTCTAGCCGAGTCAGCTCCACCCACCTACTTCTTACTAACAGATGCTGACATCCAGCATGAGGCTAATTCTCTCCTCAGCTTAGTCACCAAAGCCGAACAAGAAGACCAAGACATGGTCTCCTTAATGGTTCGACTCCGGTGCCAAAGTATTTGGGAACAGCTACTAATTCCCGCCTTCGTCTTTTTCTTTCAAAAACTATATCCCTTCCTTTGGGTCAATCAGCCCCAGAAGCAAATGGCAGCAGCAGCAGGAGGTTGTATTTTAGTTCGTCGTCAAACCCTTAGCGCCATAGGAGGAATCCAAGTCATTCGAGACGCTTTGATTGATGATTGCGCCCTTGCCGCTGCCATCAAACAAACGCCCAACGCTCAACCCAACCGCAATATCTGGCTCGGATTAACTTCCGCAACCCAGAGCTTGCGGTCTTACGACACCCTCGATAGCATCTGGTCAATGGTCGCCCGCACAGCCTTCACACAGCTAAATTACTCTACATTGCTGCTTATAGGAACTGTAGTAGGGATGTTCTTAATTTATATGGTCCCCCCCATCAGTATTATGCTGGGTCTCTATCTTGAAAGTATCAGCATTACCGTTACAGGATTCATCACTTGGGTCCTAATGACCCTAGCCTATCTACCCACTATTCGGCTTTATCAACTCTCCCCAATCTGGGCCGTTTCACTCCCTTTAATTGCACTACTCTACAACCTAATGACCCTTGATTCTGCCCGTCAGCATTGGCAAGGCAAAGGGGGCGCTTGGAAAGGTCGTGTTTATCCCGCACGTTAGCTTTATTTGTCTAAATAACCGTTTTAAAAACTAGTGAGCAGCTCAACAATCTATCAGTAATTTTCTTGTCCCTATCACCCGCCATCATCTTTAACTCAATCCCAAATTCACCATAGCCAGGTATTCATAAAGACCTATGCCTTACCCACAAGTGGATTAAACGCATATGCAGAAGCATTTTTGGTGCTAAGACAAATGTTTCAATATCCCGTAGATTGGCCTTTTCCACAGCATCGTCAACGACAGAATAGGGGTTCAACCTCCTCGCCGTGCCCACTAGGCATTCTCTGGGGCAAAGAATAAGGGGGGTTAGCTCACCTCAAGTCTTTTGCTGGTAAGTACTTCAGGACTTGTGGGTAAGGCATAGTCATAAAGACCAACCCCCCCAAGGTTAAGTGTAAGGGTTCAATAATCGCTATCCGCAACACATATTCCCTGACATTTAATTCCATTCGTTGCCGTACGTCGACAATGGGGACAGAGGATTTTTTCTATTTCTGGTTGGTGTCTATCCTTTAGGCTATCTTCCTGCTTACTGACATCAGGATTGGAATTTAGGGACATCAGAATGCAAACTTTTGAAAACAGATTATCCCTCACATTGTACAAACTTTAAGAGAATAACGAATGCTAGTCAGCCTGAAAGGTTTTATAGGAGTAAATTCAAGGTTCTTAGCAGCCTGCCTTCATCCTTCTTGAGAAATCCCCATGCAAAGAGTCATGTAATGAAACGCATATATTTAATTCATCGCAAACGTGCATAAACACATTCTTTATAAGAAAGTAGGAATATAACTTGATATCAGAAATAGCTTATGTCAGCTTTTCAGCCTACAAATCCAAGTTCCTCCACCTCCCAAGATTCTTTATTTGTTGAATGTGTTGAAAAACTAATCCCTCTCGCAGGGCAGAGAATGCAAGCTATTGACCTAAATTGGTGGGATGTTGATCGATTTCTAGGCTTAGCCTTTCATATCCTTCTCACAGAAGAGGATCTAACCGCCCGTCAACAAGTTGCCCAACTACTACCCAAATTTGGTGCAAAAGCGGTACCCACTCTATTCGTCATCTTCCAGCATCAGAATAGTGATTCGACCTTGCGACACCTATCAGGTCAAGCACTCACCTCACTCGATCCATCGATTCTAGTAACTGGCTTAATTGATACCCTAAAAGCCTCAGAAGACGATCGGTTTGATCATCAAATCAGCCAAATGTTAACTACCGTTGCCCCTGAAGCCATTGCAGCCCTGACAAACCTTATTGAGATTGAGACAGAGGAATGGCGTAACCTTGCTCTGCGAACCCTCCACCTAATGCAGTTACCTCAAACCTACCTCTTATTAGATCAACTCATCTGCCATCCCAATCCAGATATCCGTCATGCAACCATCGACGTCCTTAGTGAATTAAAAGACTACCAGCTCTTATGCCGCCTCGAAAATGCATATAGAGCAGGCTCTACCTATCACGTTCACCACCTCTCCAAGCAAAAACCATTCTCACCCAGCTCTCAACGCTCGAAACAGCAGGATGGCAAAGACTTTAAACTCTTGATGAAGCAAGCTGCAGCTCAAACCGAAAAACAGGACTATTGGGGCGCTATTCATTCCTATTCCCAAGTTATTTCCCTCAACCCTGAGAATGCCAATGCATATGGTAATCGCGGTCTACTCAAACTTAACGTAGGAGATCAAGAAGGTGCTATTACTGACTTCCAGTATGCTGCTCAGCTTTTCTGGCATACCGGTAAAACTGCTAATTTTGAGATGACACTCAACTATCTTCGTAAACTAACTCCAGACTTAGAGTGTATTTTTCCCTCTAAATAACCCATTAGTGAACATCTGCCTTGCTCCCTCCCGAACAGAGTTCATCTTTCGAATTTAGGAAAATTTCATTCATTTTAATCGTCTAAGTTGTTTTATTCTGCTTGTTTCGCTTATTGAGCCAAGCTGCAAAAACAAAAAGAACTGCCAACATTAGGTAACTAATCGCCCAATCCCTTCCAGTTCCCCACCCCAAATCCACCACTGTATCCGTCGGGGTCCAAGCAAAACTATGAATTAACCCAAACCAAGCTAGAATGGCAGCTGCAATGGCCCAAAGAGCCGCTAGTCCAAATTTTTGTTCAATAATATAGACCGTAATAGCAGCTAAAATCATTGCCAATAATATGACCCCTTGTTCCAGAGCAAACGCCCCCTCAATGAAGGTATCGCTCATCTTAAAATTTTCTACTAAGACTTCTGATTGAAAGGGTGTTTCAGGTGTGCCGACTCCTGCAACACGCATACTATTTTTAGCAATCAAAGCGCCCCATGCAGCAATTCCTGGCATCAATCCAACTACCACAGCTGGTGCATGAGCTTTTGGCGCTGCGGTAAAGCCTTGAGCCACAATCACAATGCCAATCCAAAGCACAATAGCCATACCCGCATCAATGGGCACCAAATAAGTGATCACCCCCAAAGTGCCACTCAAACACAAAATCCCCATGACCAAACCATTCAGCCATGAATACCCAACTCGGGCTCCCATATCTTTCCAACCCGGATGACCAATATAAATCGTTGTGGGAAAACAAGAACCACATACCGCTGCCACTAACGTTCCAATACCATTAGCAGCCAAGCAAGGAGCCGTTGGATATCGATCTCCCGCAGCCTCAGCACTCTCCAGATTTTGTAAGCTTCCCACCAAATTAAATAATCCCATTGGCAAAATGATACTGAAATATTTACTCAGCACCCCACTTTGCTCCCAAATTGCACCTATCCAAAACTTAGGAAGATAAAAACCTAGAGGTTGCAATGCCTGTTCAAATACAGCTGGATCCCATTGAACCAATCCAGTGGCCCAAGCAAGCAACATCCCCACTAAAACTGACAACAACCCGCCTGGAAGACCAAAATCAACCTGACCAAAGTACGTCAGTAAGATCACCCCCAACGGCAACAAACCAACAATAGGATTTGCAAATGTGCGCAGCAAAAACCCAATCGCAATAAACGTTAACGCAATCCCTCCCAAGGTTGAAAGCATTGCGGCTCGAGGCGCTATTTGTCTCAACCGGTTACCGATCCATGCACCTGCTAATTCAATCAATCCAGATCCTAAACAAGCTACTAATCCCGCTCGCCAAGCAATTTCAGCTGCTTGCGGAGGTGCTATCCCCGAGGCCATAGCATCTAACTTAACGGGCAACATGACCAAAAATATATAGGCAAACAGACTGACTGTATTGATGCCATAGGGGAGTGCGGTTAAGTCATTTCGTCCCTCTCTAAGTCCTTGCCGATAGGCCAGCCAACTGTAGTAGACATTTCCTAAAATCAAACTCAAGGCAACGCCTGGTAGGATTCGGCCATAGACTAAATCCGTATTGAACCCCAGCACGCCTTGGCATAACCCCACAATCAACAGGATTTGAACAATATTATCAATCGCTAAACCAAAAAAGCCATCAATATCTTTACGGACAAACCAACTCGGTCTTGCATTGGCTGGCTCCGCCATTTACCCACTCTCCCGACTCAACATTGCCTTCATCATGGCACTCTGACTGACTCTTTGATAAATCGTTCGCAAACAATCACTAACCAGAGGATCGCTACCCACCTTACCTTCAGTTGACAATGGTAAGGGACCTAACACATCCAAAACTGTTTCACTTGTAGGAGGTGGTGTAATTACAACCAAAGATGGATCCAGCTGCTGTTCATATCGCCAAAAATCGGCCTTAACCTTAATGGCTGAGGATTGAGGAACATCTAAGCCTTTTGATTCACCTCCTTCAAGGTCTGATCCTGCACTCCGCATTTGTCTTAAGTCTTCTACGATGCTCTGCTTAGTCCGTCCTCGAAGCTGTAATAGAATAAAGGGATCTTGACTAAAATAATCTCCCAGTAAGTAGTACACAGCACCAATATGCTTGCAAGGGTTAACGGGATCAGGACAGGAACAACGGCTGTGGATATCAAACTTACTAAATGGGAATAAACTAAGACCACTCGCAGTAAAGGCTTCTTCAATATTTTGAGGCATCTCACCAGCCAAAAGTTTCGCCGCAAAGATAGCCCGCTGAGACATCTCCTCAATCACAAAGCCCCACTGTTCATCTGTAAATGAGTCAAGAGCCAAAGAGACTTTATAAGGATCTTCCGCAGTTCCTTGAACCCTTGCAATTACCTTAGGGCCATTGAACTCTAACTTTAGTACCCGTCCTTCACGAACATAGTTACGAGCTCGTTCTAGTCTGCGACGCCAACCAAAAGATTCCAACACATCAACCCAACGTTGTGCCCACCATTCTCTTTTTCCAGGAGCATCACCCGACTGACTATCAGTAGATTTTGCCTTTAAAGAAACCAACTGAGGTTTGGCAGAAGACTCTCTTTTGGTTCCATTAGAATTATTTTGAGAGAACTGTTCAGGCATGGAGTATATCTCCTTTAAAGTCATGCATCCTCAGGGTTCTGTTTAATATCAATAGAAACTAGGTGAAGTAAGTATCAGATAATATCAAACAAAAAAGAAGACCCTCTCATTGGAGAAGGTCTGCTTGAAATATTAACCTGGCACCGAGCTATTTTTCCAGGGAGCTACCCCCCAAGTATCTTCGCCGCTACAGCGTTTCACAACCGAGTTCGGGATGGGTCGGAGTGGGTCCACCGTGCAATAAGCACCAGGAAGACTGTTAGGGTCAAAACCCTCAAGACTGCATAGCTAAATTCTGTCATCAACACCAGTTAAATGAGGTCAAGCCCTCGGTCTATTAGTACGGCTCGACTGCACATGTTACCACGCTTCCATCTACCGCCTATTAACGGGTCGTCTTCCCGTGACCTTACTGGCTTACACCATGAGAGCACTCATCTTGAGGTGGGCTTCCCACTTAGATGCTTTCAGCGGTTATCCACTCCGCACTTGGCTACCCTGCGTTTACCGTTGGCACGATAACAGGTACACCAGCGGTGCGTTCCTCCCGGTCCTCTCGTACTAAGGAGGAATCCTCTCAATGCTCTTGCGCCTACACCGGATATGGACCGAACTGTCTCACGACGTTCTGAACCCAGCTCACGTACCGCTTTAATGGGCGAACAGCCCAACCCTTGGGACGTACTACCGCCCCAGGTTGCGATGAGCCGACATCGAGGTGCCAAACCTCCCCGTCGATGTGAACTCTTGGGGGAGATCAGCCTGTTATCCCTAGAGTAACTTTTATCCGTTGAGCGACGGCCATTCCACGCTGTGCCGTCGGATCACTAAGGCCGACTTTCGTCCCTGCTCGACTTGTAGGTCTTGCAGTCAAGCTCCCTTATACCTTTACACTCTGCGGCTGATTTCCGTCCAGCCTGAGGGAACCTTTGCGCGCCTCCGTTACCGTTTAGGAGGCGACCGCCCCAGTCAAACTACCCACCTGAAACTGTTCCTCTCCCGGATAACGGGTAAAGGTTAGAATTCTAGCCTTGATAGAGTGGTATCTCACCAGTGACTCCACAATGCCCACAAGCACTGTCTCAACATCTCCCACCTATCCTGCGCAATCAAAGCCCGAACCCAATTCCAAGCTATAGTAAAGCTTCATAGGGTCTTTCTGTCCGGGTGCAGGTAGTCCGTATCTTCACAGACAATCCTATTTCGCCGAGCCTCTCTCCGAGACAGTATCCAGATCGTTACGCCTTTCGTGCGGGTCGGAACTTACCCGACAAGGAATTTCGCTACCTTAGGACCGTTATAGTTACGGCCGCCGTTCACCGGGGCTTCGGTCGCTAGCTTCGCCGAAGCTAACCAACTTCCTTAACCTTCCGGCACTGGGCAGGCGTCAGCCCCCATACATCGTCTTGCGACTTAGCGGAGACCTGTGTTTTGGTAAACAGTCGCCTGGATCTATTCACTGCGACCACCTCGCGGTGGCACCCCTTCTCCCGAAGTTACGGGGCAATTTTGCCGAGTTCCTTAGAGAGAGTTACCTCGCGCCCCTTGGTATTCTCTACCTCCCTACCTGTGTCGGTTTCGGGTACAGGTAATCTTGGATTAACGTGTTTAGAGCTTTTCTTGGAAGCTTGACATCAGCCACTTCGGAGACGTATCTCCTCGTACTCGCGCCTCAGCTCAGGACGTTTTCGCCGTCCCTCAACACCTTGAACGCTTCAACCGGTAACCAACTTCCGGCTGGCTTAGCCTACTCCGTCCCTCTGCACAATCCAAAATCAGTACGGGAATATTAACCCGTTGTCCATCGACTACGCTTTCAGCCTCGCCTTAGGTCCTGACTAACCCTCCGCGGACGAGCCTTCCGGAGGAACCCTTAGGGTTTCGGGGCATTGGATTCTCACCAATGTTTTCGCTACTCAAGCCGACATTCTCACTTCTACTTCGTCCACACCTGCTCACGCTAATGCTTCAACCTAACGTAGAACGCTCCCCTACCACTTGATAAATCAAGTTCACAGCTTCGGCATGTTACTTAGTCCCGTTCATTTTCGGCGCAGGAGCGCTTGACCAGTGAGCTATTACGCACTCTTTCAAGGATGGCTGCTTCTAGGCAAACCTCCTGGTTGTCTCTGCACTCCCACCTCCTTTGCCACTTAGTAACAATTTAGGGGCCTTAGCTGGTGATCTGGGCTGTTTCCCTTTCGACGATGAAGCTTATCCCCCACCGTCTTACTAGTTGAGTGTACACGGGGTATTCGGAGTTTGATTCGATTTGGTACCGCTCTCGCAGCCCGCACCGATTCAGTGCTCTACCCCCCCGCTATAATCTCAACCGCTGCGCCTAAACACATTTCGGGGAGAACCAGCTAGCTCTGGGTTCGATTGGCATTTCACCCCTAACCACAGCTCATCCGCTCCTTTTTCAACAGAAGTCGGTTCGGACCTCCACTTGGTGTTACCCAAGCTTCATCCTGGCCATGGTTAGATCACCCAGGTTCGGGTCTATAAATACTGACTAACGCCCTTATCAGACTCGGTTTCCCTTTGGCTTCGACATTTCCGTCTTAACCTGCCAGTACTTATAAGTCGCCGGCTCATTCTTCAACAGGCACACGGTCAGCCGTTAAATCGGCCTCCCATTGCTTGTAAGCTAACGGTTTCATATTCTATTTCACTCCCCTCCCGGGGTTCTTTTCACCTTTCCCTCGCGGTACTGGTTCACTATCGGTCACACAGGAGTATTTAGCCTTACGAAGTGGTCTTCGCAGATTCACACGGGATTTCACGTGCCCCATGCTACTCGGGATACAGCTAGTATCTTTAAGTTTTTGACTACAGGACTTTCACCTTCTCTGGTGCAGTATTCAGCTGCTTCGTCTAACCGCTAGAGTCCATGTCGCTGTCCCACAACCCCAAGAGTAAAAACCCTTGGTTTAGGCTGTTCCCGCTTCGCTCGCCGCTACTAAGGGAATCGCGTTTGCTTTCTCTTCCTCCAGTTACTAAGATGTTTCAGTTCACTGGGTTCGCTCGTGCTGACCTATGGATTCAGTCAGCCGTTTTAAGGGTTGCCCCATTCGGAAACCTCCGGATCAATGCTTGTTTCCAGCTCCCCGAAGCGTATCGTCGGTAACCACGTCCTTCATCGCCTCTGTGTGCCTAGGTATCCACCGTTAGCCCTTTGTAGCTTGACCACAAAAAGTTTTCATTGGTGTCTGTAAATGTCAGTCCATTGCACAAGGCAATCAACTGACCTACCTGACAGAATTTATAATGCTATGCAGTTTTCAAGGTTCTGGCTGGACTTGCATCCAGCAGGATGTCATGTCAATAAAAAATTAGACAAAACAGCTTGCAAGAGGCAATGATCCGTATCGAGTTAGAAAAATTAGAAAATTTATTTGGTGGAGGTAAGCGGACTCGAACCGCTGACATCCTGCTTGCAAAGCAGGCGCTCTACCAACTGAGCTATACCCCCAAATAAATAATGAGTGGGCCATCCTGGACTCGAACCAGGGACCTCACCCTTATCAGGGGTGCGCTCTAACCACCTGAGCTAATAGCCCGTGGTGTTTAACTCTAAAACAGATTCAAAAGTGCAAGACTCCTGAATCTGATCCTAGAGTTTTCACCAACCTAGAATAGTTTGAAAGCTAAGACTCCTCGACCGACCTTGGGATGACTTGTCTAACGCCTATATACGTGAGTTCGGCTGTTACCAAGTAGGTCTCCCTAAAAGGAGGTGATCCAGCCACACCTTCCGGTACGGCTACCTTGTTACGACTTCACCCCAGTCACCAGCCCTACCTTCGGCGTCCCCTCCACAAGGGTTGGGGTAACGACTTCGGGCGTGGCCAGCTTCCATGGTGTGACGGGCGGTGTGTACAAGGCCCGGGAACGTATTCACCGCAGTATGCTGACCTGCGATTACTAGCGATTCCTCCTTCATGCAGGCGAGTTGCAGCCTGCAATCTGAACTGAGGCTAGGTTTATGAGATTAGCGCACTCTCGCGAGTTGGCAGCTCTTTGTCCTAACCATTGTAGTACGTGTGTAGCCCAGAGCGTAAGGGGCATGCTGACTTGACGTCATCCACACCTTCCTCCGGTTTGTCACCGGCAGTCTCTCTAGAGTGCCCAACTAAATGATGGCAACTAAAGACGTGGGTTGCGCTCGTTGCGGGACTTAACCCAACATCTCACGACACGAGCTGACGACAGCCATGCACCACCTGTGTTCGCGTTCCCGAAGGCACTCCTTGGTTTCCCAAGGATTCGCGACATGTCAAGCCCTGGTAAGGTTCTTCGCGTTGCATCGAATTAAACCACATACTCCACCGCTTGTGCGGGCCCCCGTCAATTCCTTTGAGTTTCACACTTGCGTGCGTACTCCCCAGGCGGAACACTTAACGCGTTGGCTACGGCACTGACCGGGTCGATACGGCCAACACCTAGTGTTCATCGTTTACAGCTAGGACTACAGGGGTATCTAATCCCTTTCGCTCCCCTAGCTTTCGTCCATGAGTGTCAGTTACGG
The genomic region above belongs to Acaryochloris sp. CCMEE 5410 and contains:
- a CDS encoding glycosyltransferase, whose translation is MNFTTIWLSISLLSALVWVGLLLFRGQFWRANQVLDPTPPTLDLQEWPSVCAIVPARNEAKVLPVSLRSLLQQTYPGPFKILLIDDQSTDQTGEIAQEIATDLDKNHQLQVIQTSPLPPGWSGKLWAMHQGIETILAESAPPTYFLLTDADIQHEANSLLSLVTKAEQEDQDMVSLMVRLRCQSIWEQLLIPAFVFFFQKLYPFLWVNQPQKQMAAAAGGCILVRRQTLSAIGGIQVIRDALIDDCALAAAIKQTPNAQPNRNIWLGLTSATQSLRSYDTLDSIWSMVARTAFTQLNYSTLLLIGTVVGMFLIYMVPPISIMLGLYLESISITVTGFITWVLMTLAYLPTIRLYQLSPIWAVSLPLIALLYNLMTLDSARQHWQGKGGAWKGRVYPAR
- a CDS encoding tetratricopeptide repeat protein, which encodes MQAIDLNWWDVDRFLGLAFHILLTEEDLTARQQVAQLLPKFGAKAVPTLFVIFQHQNSDSTLRHLSGQALTSLDPSILVTGLIDTLKASEDDRFDHQISQMLTTVAPEAIAALTNLIEIETEEWRNLALRTLHLMQLPQTYLLLDQLICHPNPDIRHATIDVLSELKDYQLLCRLENAYRAGSTYHVHHLSKQKPFSPSSQRSKQQDGKDFKLLMKQAAAQTEKQDYWGAIHSYSQVISLNPENANAYGNRGLLKLNVGDQEGAITDFQYAAQLFWHTGKTANFEMTLNYLRKLTPDLECIFPSK
- a CDS encoding permease produces the protein MAEPANARPSWFVRKDIDGFFGLAIDNIVQILLIVGLCQGVLGFNTDLVYGRILPGVALSLILGNVYYSWLAYRQGLREGRNDLTALPYGINTVSLFAYIFLVMLPVKLDAMASGIAPPQAAEIAWRAGLVACLGSGLIELAGAWIGNRLRQIAPRAAMLSTLGGIALTFIAIGFLLRTFANPIVGLLPLGVILLTYFGQVDFGLPGGLLSVLVGMLLAWATGLVQWDPAVFEQALQPLGFYLPKFWIGAIWEQSGVLSKYFSIILPMGLFNLVGSLQNLESAEAAGDRYPTAPCLAANGIGTLVAAVCGSCFPTTIYIGHPGWKDMGARVGYSWLNGLVMGILCLSGTLGVITYLVPIDAGMAIVLWIGIVIVAQGFTAAPKAHAPAVVVGLMPGIAAWGALIAKNSMRVAGVGTPETPFQSEVLVENFKMSDTFIEGAFALEQGVILLAMILAAITVYIIEQKFGLAALWAIAAAILAWFGLIHSFAWTPTDTVVDLGWGTGRDWAISYLMLAVLFVFAAWLNKRNKQNKTT
- a CDS encoding SWIM zinc finger domain-containing protein, encoding MPEQFSQNNSNGTKRESSAKPQLVSLKAKSTDSQSGDAPGKREWWAQRWVDVLESFGWRRRLERARNYVREGRVLKLEFNGPKVIARVQGTAEDPYKVSLALDSFTDEQWGFVIEEMSQRAIFAAKLLAGEMPQNIEEAFTASGLSLFPFSKFDIHSRCSCPDPVNPCKHIGAVYYLLGDYFSQDPFILLQLRGRTKQSIVEDLRQMRSAGSDLEGGESKGLDVPQSSAIKVKADFWRYEQQLDPSLVVITPPPTSETVLDVLGPLPLSTEGKVGSDPLVSDCLRTIYQRVSQSAMMKAMLSRESG